One Roseomonas sp. OT10 DNA window includes the following coding sequences:
- a CDS encoding carboxymuconolactone decarboxylase family protein has protein sequence MARIPYADPDRPDRRPLVERIVRERGALLHLYAMLLHSGPVAEGWLRFLTAIRHECALPGALREMVIMRIAHLNGALYEAEQHAPIARREGLSAAQVAALSGDIPDGLFDAPQRAVLAYCDAMTREIHVPPPVFAAVRAVLPERELVELTATIGAYNMVSRFLEALGVDAKDPLPGVPRGR, from the coding sequence TTGGCCCGAATCCCCTATGCCGACCCGGACCGGCCGGACCGCAGGCCGCTCGTCGAGCGGATCGTGCGCGAGCGTGGCGCGCTGCTGCACCTCTACGCCATGCTGCTGCACAGCGGCCCTGTGGCCGAGGGCTGGCTGCGCTTCCTCACCGCCATCCGCCACGAATGCGCGCTCCCCGGCGCGCTGCGCGAGATGGTCATCATGCGCATCGCCCACCTGAACGGCGCCCTCTACGAGGCGGAGCAGCACGCGCCGATCGCGCGGCGCGAGGGGCTGAGCGCGGCGCAGGTGGCGGCGCTGTCCGGCGACATCCCGGACGGTCTGTTCGATGCGCCGCAACGCGCCGTGCTGGCCTATTGCGACGCCATGACGCGCGAGATCCACGTGCCGCCGCCGGTCTTCGCGGCGGTGCGCGCCGTGCTGCCGGAGCGTGAGCTGGTGGAGCTGACGGCGACCATCGGCGCCTACAACATGGTCTCCCGCTTCCTGGAGGCTCTGGGCGTGGACGCGAAGGACCCGCTGCCGGGCGTGCCCCGCGGCCGCTGA
- a CDS encoding CHAP domain-containing protein, producing MVGRMQGAWRAASGLVLVLGLAACAGPRLDPVAMGYEAGRGTLSCVPYARARSGIDLRGDGWQWWDAAAGRYARGNTPRVDSVLVFRSAGRLRDGHVAVVSRVVSPREIRVDHANWASGGLKGLVARDQLVLDVSPRNDWTQVRVWYPPAGVVGNTVFPTYGFVHHDLLTAGLPGRQG from the coding sequence ATGGTCGGTCGGATGCAGGGGGCATGGCGCGCCGCGTCGGGTCTGGTGCTGGTGCTGGGGCTCGCGGCCTGCGCCGGACCGCGGCTCGATCCCGTGGCGATGGGCTACGAGGCCGGCCGCGGCACCCTCTCCTGCGTCCCCTATGCCCGCGCCCGCTCCGGCATCGACCTGCGCGGCGATGGCTGGCAGTGGTGGGATGCGGCGGCAGGCCGGTATGCGCGGGGCAACACGCCCCGGGTGGACAGCGTCCTGGTCTTCCGCAGCGCCGGCCGGCTGCGCGACGGGCATGTCGCCGTCGTCTCCCGCGTCGTGTCGCCGCGCGAGATCCGGGTGGATCACGCCAACTGGGCCTCTGGCGGGCTCAAGGGGCTGGTGGCGCGGGACCAGCTGGTGCTCGACGTCTCGCCGCGCAACGACTGGACCCAGGTGCGCGTCTGGTACCCGCCCGCCGGGGTGGTGGGGAACACGGTCTTCCCGACCTACGGCTTCGTCCACCACGACCTGCTGACCGCCGGCCTCCCCGGCCGCCAGGGCTGA
- the ccmI gene encoding c-type cytochrome biogenesis protein CcmI, which produces MTWLLFLLLSALCLAPLGLSLWRPAIPRGRHEADLALYRAQRAELDQQLAEGRLEPGTHANAVLEVQRRILAAPQEAPVRAGRGGAALATALLLVPAAALGVYLWHGSPGLPSATLGERREAAAQEEALIAQLRGRIESLDPASPAAWRGWLLLGNAERSRGRPEAALAAWGRALSGRFDPALAADMAELELEQGRAAPAEALLRRALDAQPGEPRLLFLLGLAMQRQDRPEEARRLWQGLLEATPPGAPWRGMVEEQLRGLP; this is translated from the coding sequence GTGACCTGGCTCCTGTTCCTGCTGCTGTCGGCGCTGTGCCTGGCGCCGCTGGGCCTGTCGCTGTGGCGCCCGGCCATCCCGCGTGGCCGGCACGAGGCGGACCTCGCCCTCTACCGGGCGCAGCGGGCGGAGCTGGACCAGCAGCTCGCCGAGGGCCGGCTCGAACCCGGCACCCACGCCAACGCCGTGCTGGAGGTGCAGCGCCGCATCCTCGCCGCGCCGCAGGAGGCGCCGGTGCGGGCCGGGCGAGGCGGGGCGGCGCTGGCCACGGCGCTGCTGCTGGTGCCGGCCGCGGCGCTGGGCGTCTACCTCTGGCACGGCTCGCCCGGCCTGCCCTCGGCCACGCTGGGCGAGCGGCGGGAGGCGGCGGCGCAGGAGGAGGCGCTGATCGCCCAGCTGCGTGGCCGGATCGAATCGCTCGACCCGGCCAGCCCGGCGGCTTGGCGGGGCTGGCTGCTGCTGGGCAATGCGGAGCGCTCGCGCGGCCGGCCGGAGGCGGCCCTCGCGGCCTGGGGCCGGGCCCTGTCCGGGCGCTTCGACCCGGCCCTGGCGGCGGACATGGCGGAGCTGGAGCTGGAGCAGGGCCGCGCGGCGCCGGCCGAAGCCTTGCTGCGCCGTGCGCTGGACGCCCAGCCCGGCGAGCCCCGGCTGCTCTTCCTGCTGGGCCTGGCCATGCAGCGCCAGGACCGCCCGGAGGAGGCGCGCCGCCTCTGGCAAGGGCTGCTGGAGGCGACGCCGCCCGGCGCGCCCTGGCGCGGCATGGTCGAGGAGCAGTTGCGCGGCCTGCCGTGA
- a CDS encoding cytochrome c-type biogenesis protein: MIRLALALLLLLGPAAWGMSRPEELLPDPAQEERAREIGRELRCMVCQNQSIEDSDADLAHQLRLIVREQVAAGRSDAEVREYLHARYGDFVLLKPPLNAATLLLWATPAIALLGGVAAVWWLRRRPAAPLPPLNAAEQARLARLEAGRDT; this comes from the coding sequence GTGATCCGGCTGGCCCTCGCGCTGCTGCTGCTGCTCGGCCCCGCCGCCTGGGGGATGAGCCGGCCGGAGGAGCTGCTGCCCGATCCGGCGCAGGAGGAGCGCGCGCGGGAGATCGGACGCGAGCTGCGCTGCATGGTCTGCCAGAACCAGTCCATCGAGGACAGCGACGCCGACCTGGCGCACCAGCTCCGCCTGATCGTGCGCGAGCAGGTGGCGGCCGGGCGCAGCGACGCCGAGGTGCGCGAGTACCTGCATGCCCGCTACGGCGATTTCGTGCTGCTGAAGCCGCCGCTGAACGCCGCCACCCTGCTGCTCTGGGCCACGCCGGCGATCGCGCTGCTGGGCGGGGTGGCGGCGGTGTGGTGGCTGCGCCGGCGCCCGGCCGCGCCGCTGCCGCCCCTGAACGCGGCGGAGCAGGCGCGCCTCGCCCGGCTGGAGGCGGGACGGGACACGTGA
- a CDS encoding DsbE family thiol:disulfide interchange protein encodes MSGGEAMPRGRRALLFLPLGLAAGAGIGFWAMLRGLRDGSYNPTGVPSALIGKPAPGFTLTPVEGVELPPFPAEALRGLERPVLVNFWASWCVPCVIEHPQLMQLQREGVPVFGINYKDKPADAASFLRRHGNPFARLGADGTGRVGIDWGVYGVPETYLIDRGGIIRWRWAGPITPEVVAQDLHPLLRRHA; translated from the coding sequence ATGAGTGGCGGCGAGGCGATGCCGCGCGGCCGCCGGGCGCTGCTGTTCCTGCCGCTGGGCCTGGCGGCCGGGGCGGGGATCGGGTTCTGGGCGATGCTGCGGGGGCTGCGGGACGGCTCCTACAACCCGACGGGCGTGCCGTCCGCTCTGATCGGCAAGCCGGCGCCGGGCTTCACCCTGACGCCGGTGGAGGGGGTGGAGCTGCCGCCTTTCCCCGCCGAGGCGCTACGCGGGCTGGAGCGGCCGGTGCTGGTGAACTTCTGGGCCTCCTGGTGCGTGCCCTGCGTGATCGAGCACCCGCAGCTGATGCAGCTGCAGCGCGAGGGGGTGCCGGTCTTCGGCATCAACTACAAGGACAAGCCGGCCGATGCCGCGTCCTTCCTGCGACGGCACGGCAACCCCTTCGCGCGGCTCGGCGCGGACGGGACGGGCCGGGTCGGCATCGACTGGGGAGTCTATGGCGTGCCGGAGACCTACCTGATCGACCGCGGCGGCATCATCCGCTGGCGCTGGGCCGGGCCGATCACGCCCGAGGTGGTCGCGCAGGACCTGCACCCCCTGTTGCGGCGCCACGCGTGA
- a CDS encoding heme lyase CcmF/NrfE family subunit, with product MIPELGHFALALACVLALAQSVLPLVGAQRGEARLIAAAPALALGGLLAIAAAFGALLWCFAQNDTSVVGVVQNSHSAKPLLYKLSGAWGNHEGSMILWVLILGLCSGAVAVFGRDLPGALRARVLAVLGMVSLGFLLFILATSNPFGRVWPPPPDGRGLNPVLQDPGLAFHPPILYAGYVGFAVTFAFAVAALIEGRVDAAWGRWVRPWALAAWAFLTLGIALGSWWAYYELGWGGYWFWDPVENASLLPWLAGTALLHTAIVVEKREALKIWAVFLAILAFGLSLLGTFLVRSGVLNSVHAFANDPARGVFILALLGAYLGGALALFAWRAPAMAPAGRFAPLSREGALVLNNLLLCSIAAVVLVGTLYPMFADLVLGAKISVGPPFFNSALLPLFIPLVAATAAGPLLAWKRARLWPVLQRLWWAALLAAGGFLLCLALQGQRLGPALGFAGALWLVAGAAADLAGRLALFSRPRGALGRARSLPRSAWGGAIAHAGLGVTLAGLAGMGLATDRLVALKPGGSTALAGYTWQLTEVRDVVGPNWTSRRATLLVTRDGRPVATMQPERRFFPVAGMNTTEAAIHTTWLSDLYAVLGEEGEGRAVLRLHHNPLAPWIWLGAVVMALGGGLSLSDRRTRVAAPGRKAAAKPAAVPA from the coding sequence ATGATCCCGGAGCTGGGGCACTTCGCCCTCGCCCTGGCCTGCGTGCTGGCCCTGGCGCAATCCGTCCTGCCGCTGGTGGGCGCGCAGCGTGGCGAGGCGCGGCTGATCGCCGCCGCCCCCGCCCTGGCGCTGGGCGGGCTGCTGGCCATCGCGGCGGCCTTCGGCGCGCTGCTGTGGTGCTTCGCGCAGAACGACACCTCGGTGGTGGGCGTGGTGCAGAACAGCCACTCCGCCAAGCCGCTGCTCTACAAGCTGTCCGGGGCCTGGGGGAACCACGAGGGCTCGATGATCCTCTGGGTGCTGATCCTGGGGCTGTGCAGCGGCGCGGTCGCGGTGTTCGGGCGCGACCTGCCGGGTGCGCTGCGGGCGCGGGTGCTGGCGGTGCTGGGCATGGTCAGCCTGGGCTTCCTGCTGTTCATCCTGGCGACCTCGAACCCCTTCGGCCGGGTCTGGCCGCCGCCGCCGGACGGCCGGGGGCTGAACCCGGTGCTGCAGGACCCGGGCCTCGCCTTCCACCCGCCCATCCTCTACGCCGGCTATGTCGGCTTCGCCGTCACCTTCGCCTTCGCCGTCGCGGCGCTGATCGAGGGCCGGGTGGACGCCGCCTGGGGCCGCTGGGTGCGGCCCTGGGCGCTGGCCGCCTGGGCCTTCCTGACGCTGGGCATCGCGCTGGGCTCCTGGTGGGCCTATTACGAGCTGGGCTGGGGCGGCTACTGGTTCTGGGACCCGGTGGAGAACGCCTCCCTCCTCCCCTGGCTGGCCGGCACGGCGCTGCTGCACACGGCGATCGTGGTGGAGAAGCGCGAGGCGCTGAAGATCTGGGCCGTCTTCCTGGCCATCCTCGCCTTCGGCCTGTCGCTGCTGGGCACCTTCCTGGTGCGCTCGGGCGTGCTGAACTCCGTCCACGCCTTCGCCAACGACCCGGCGCGCGGCGTCTTCATCCTGGCGCTGCTGGGCGCCTACCTGGGCGGGGCGCTGGCCCTCTTCGCCTGGCGGGCGCCGGCCATGGCCCCCGCCGGGCGCTTCGCGCCGCTCTCGCGCGAGGGCGCGCTGGTGCTGAACAACCTGCTGCTCTGCTCGATCGCGGCCGTGGTGCTGGTCGGCACGCTCTACCCGATGTTCGCGGACCTGGTGCTGGGGGCGAAGATCTCGGTCGGGCCGCCCTTCTTCAACAGCGCCCTGCTGCCGCTCTTCATCCCGCTGGTCGCCGCCACCGCCGCGGGGCCGCTGCTGGCCTGGAAGCGCGCCCGGCTCTGGCCGGTGCTGCAACGGCTGTGGTGGGCCGCGCTCCTCGCCGCCGGCGGCTTCCTGCTCTGCCTCGCCCTGCAGGGCCAGCGGCTCGGCCCGGCCCTGGGCTTCGCCGGCGCCCTCTGGCTCGTCGCCGGGGCCGCCGCGGACCTCGCCGGGCGGCTGGCGCTGTTCAGCCGGCCGCGCGGGGCGCTCGGCCGCGCCCGCTCCCTGCCGCGCTCCGCCTGGGGCGGGGCGATCGCCCATGCCGGGCTGGGCGTGACCCTGGCCGGCCTGGCCGGGATGGGGCTGGCGACCGACCGCCTCGTCGCCCTCAAGCCCGGCGGCAGCACCGCGCTCGCCGGCTACACCTGGCAGTTGACGGAGGTGCGGGACGTGGTCGGTCCCAACTGGACCAGCCGCCGCGCGACGCTGCTGGTCACCCGCGACGGCCGCCCGGTCGCCACGATGCAGCCCGAGCGCCGCTTCTTCCCCGTGGCGGGCATGAACACCACCGAGGCCGCCATCCACACCACCTGGCTCTCCGACCTCTATGCGGTGCTGGGCGAGGAGGGCGAGGGGCGCGCCGTCCTGCGCCTGCACCACAACCCGCTGGCGCCGTGGATCTGGCTGGGCGCGGTGGTGATGGCCCTGGGCGGCGGGCTCTCCCTCTCCGACCGCCGCACCCGCGTCGCCGCGCCGGGACGGAAGGCGGCGGCGAAGCCGGCGGCGGTGCCGGCATGA
- the ccmE gene encoding cytochrome c maturation protein CcmE produces the protein MSRKQRRMWVVGLCLLGLGSATGLALSAFQDNLVFFRSPSDIMAADPGPDRAFRLGGLVEAGSVVREVTADGRPEARFRVTDGPAAIPVTYVGVLPDLFREGQGVVTLGKLGRDGVFQASEVLARHDETYMPPEVADALKRSGHWQPEAGAPPPAASWNTLSAEPKRGG, from the coding sequence CTGTCGCGCAAGCAGCGGCGCATGTGGGTGGTGGGCCTCTGCCTGCTGGGGCTGGGCAGCGCCACGGGGCTGGCGCTGTCCGCCTTCCAGGACAACCTCGTCTTCTTCCGCTCGCCCAGCGACATCATGGCCGCCGATCCCGGGCCGGACCGCGCCTTCCGCCTGGGCGGGCTGGTCGAGGCCGGCAGCGTGGTGCGGGAGGTGACGGCGGATGGCCGGCCGGAGGCGCGCTTCCGCGTCACCGACGGGCCGGCCGCCATCCCCGTCACCTATGTCGGCGTGCTGCCGGACCTGTTCCGGGAGGGGCAGGGGGTGGTCACCCTGGGCAAGCTCGGCCGGGACGGGGTGTTCCAGGCCAGCGAGGTGCTGGCACGGCACGACGAGACCTACATGCCGCCCGAGGTGGCCGACGCGCTGAAGCGCAGCGGCCACTGGCAGCCGGAGGCCGGGGCGCCGCCGCCGGCGGCCTCCTGGAACACCCTCTCGGCCGAGCCGAAGCGCGGCGGCTGA
- the ccmD gene encoding heme exporter protein CcmD, producing the protein MSPHLWYVALAWGASALVFGGLVLATLLRQRAARRDLAELEGHP; encoded by the coding sequence ATGAGCCCCCATCTCTGGTACGTCGCCCTGGCCTGGGGGGCGTCGGCGCTGGTGTTCGGCGGGCTGGTCCTGGCCACGCTGCTGCGCCAGCGTGCCGCCCGCCGTGACCTGGCCGAGCTGGAGGGGCATCCGTGA
- the ccmC gene encoding heme ABC transporter permease CcmC — protein MARVSASSSPIRAPRPGGWHRFANPGRFLRLTDGLMPWLWAAAGLTLLPAIAWALLWSPPDWQQGETVRIMYVHVPMAWLAMGGYALLALASASALIWRHPLADLAARELSPLGAAVTGLCLLTGSLWGRPMWGAWWVWDARLTSVLVLFFFWMGHATLVRAFEDEERGARMGAILALAGAVNLPIVKFSVEWWNTLHQPASVARLGAPGLHVDILYPLLACTVGLSLLFAALLLSRTRSAILERRVQSLRLARARRLDAEAA, from the coding sequence ATGGCGCGCGTGAGCGCCTCTTCCAGCCCGATCCGAGCCCCGCGCCCTGGCGGCTGGCACCGCTTCGCCAATCCGGGCCGCTTCCTGCGCCTGACCGACGGGCTGATGCCCTGGCTCTGGGCCGCGGCTGGCCTGACGCTGCTGCCCGCCATCGCCTGGGCGCTGCTCTGGTCGCCGCCCGACTGGCAGCAGGGCGAGACCGTGCGGATCATGTACGTCCATGTCCCGATGGCGTGGCTGGCAATGGGCGGCTACGCCCTGCTGGCCCTGGCCTCCGCCTCGGCCCTGATCTGGCGGCATCCGCTGGCCGATCTGGCGGCACGCGAGCTGTCCCCCCTGGGAGCCGCCGTGACGGGGCTCTGCCTGCTGACCGGCAGCCTGTGGGGCCGGCCGATGTGGGGCGCCTGGTGGGTCTGGGACGCGCGGCTGACCTCCGTGCTGGTGCTGTTCTTCTTCTGGATGGGGCACGCCACCCTGGTCCGCGCCTTCGAGGACGAGGAGCGCGGCGCCCGGATGGGGGCGATCCTGGCCCTGGCGGGGGCGGTGAACCTGCCCATCGTGAAGTTCTCGGTGGAGTGGTGGAACACGCTGCACCAGCCGGCCTCGGTCGCGCGGCTGGGGGCGCCGGGGCTGCACGTGGACATCCTCTACCCGCTGCTGGCCTGCACCGTCGGCTTAAGCCTGCTCTTCGCCGCGCTGCTGCTGTCGCGCACCCGCAGCGCGATCCTGGAGCGGCGGGTGCAGTCGCTGCGCCTGGCCCGCGCCCGGCGCCTGGACGCGGAGGCCGCATGA
- a CDS encoding YciI family protein, whose amino-acid sequence MLFVILNEDKPGSFDLRMSARPKHLVWLEEKVADLIMVGPMLDEEGKPKGSVLIVDKPDLEAARAFAAADPYVEAGLFARSTVSPFRTVYKDGAKVG is encoded by the coding sequence ATGCTGTTCGTCATCCTGAACGAGGACAAGCCCGGTTCCTTCGACCTGCGCATGTCCGCGCGGCCGAAGCATCTGGTCTGGCTGGAGGAGAAGGTCGCGGACCTGATCATGGTCGGCCCCATGCTGGATGAGGAGGGCAAGCCCAAGGGCAGCGTCCTGATCGTGGACAAGCCCGACCTGGAGGCCGCCAGGGCCTTCGCCGCCGCCGACCCCTATGTCGAGGCCGGCCTCTTCGCGCGCAGCACGGTCAGCCCCTTCCGCACCGTCTACAAGGACGGCGCCAAGGTCGGCTGA
- a CDS encoding EVE domain-containing protein — MAGWLVKSEPDAFSWQQQVANGVEPWTGVRNAAAANNLRAMQAGDRAFFYHSNIGKEIVGVVEVVREAYPDPTDESGRWVCVDVRAVGPVPRPVTLAAIKAEPRLAGLALVRLSRLSVSPVSDEHWAILAGMAGWTG, encoded by the coding sequence ATGGCGGGCTGGCTGGTCAAGAGCGAGCCCGACGCCTTCTCCTGGCAGCAGCAGGTGGCCAACGGCGTCGAGCCCTGGACGGGGGTGCGCAACGCCGCCGCCGCCAACAACCTGCGCGCCATGCAGGCGGGCGACCGGGCCTTCTTCTACCATTCCAACATCGGCAAGGAGATCGTGGGCGTCGTCGAGGTGGTCCGCGAGGCCTATCCCGACCCCACCGACGAGAGCGGCCGCTGGGTCTGCGTCGACGTCCGTGCCGTGGGCCCGGTGCCGCGCCCGGTGACGCTGGCCGCGATCAAGGCGGAGCCGCGCCTGGCCGGGCTCGCCCTGGTGCGGCTCTCGCGCCTGTCCGTCTCGCCCGTCTCGGACGAGCACTGGGCGATCCTGGCTGGGATGGCCGGCTGGACGGGATGA
- a CDS encoding Rieske (2Fe-2S) protein: protein MSDERRLCRLDELAEGAARGFPPAPGGFTGLVAVRRDGEVRVYVNACPHLGLPLEALPDRFLDGRGEHLVCAAHGARFRVEDGFCVAGPCAGDELEAVPVRIAGGDVLVPADAGL, encoded by the coding sequence ATGAGCGACGAACGCCGCCTCTGCCGCCTGGACGAGCTGGCCGAGGGGGCCGCCCGTGGCTTCCCCCCCGCCCCCGGCGGCTTCACCGGGCTGGTGGCGGTGCGGCGGGACGGCGAGGTCCGGGTCTACGTGAACGCCTGCCCGCATCTGGGCCTGCCGCTGGAGGCACTGCCAGACCGCTTCCTGGACGGCCGTGGCGAGCATCTGGTCTGCGCCGCGCATGGCGCCCGCTTCCGCGTGGAGGACGGGTTCTGCGTCGCCGGCCCCTGCGCCGGGGATGAGCTGGAGGCGGTGCCCGTACGGATTGCCGGGGGCGACGTGCTCGTCCCGGCCGACGCCGGTCTCTGA
- a CDS encoding FCD domain-containing protein → MRKERVKPGRAAEAVARHIEQLVREGALRPGERLLPERELAERLGVSRPTLREGLQSLERDGFLASQTGSGTRVAALGTSITDPLTRLLATDGDASAGDYLEFRAMMESSAAALAAERATTVDLAAIHACMERIDRAHGLQDPSDEAEADADLHIAIYEAAHNLVLLHVMRALSGMLREGVFYSREALYARPEVRELLRDQHRAISEAILARDVPSARLAAERHIRFTQGALRTIREAEARLQVSLRRIGDGRIAAADSRDGDAPLSPDPAQ, encoded by the coding sequence GTGCGGAAGGAACGAGTCAAGCCGGGGCGCGCCGCCGAGGCGGTGGCACGCCACATCGAACAGCTCGTGCGGGAGGGTGCGCTGCGCCCGGGAGAGCGACTGTTGCCGGAGCGCGAGCTGGCCGAACGTCTCGGCGTCTCGCGTCCCACCTTGCGGGAAGGCCTCCAGTCCCTGGAGCGGGACGGCTTCCTGGCCAGCCAGACGGGGAGCGGCACCCGTGTCGCGGCGCTGGGCACCAGCATCACCGACCCGCTGACGCGCCTCCTGGCCACGGACGGCGACGCCTCGGCCGGGGACTACCTGGAATTCCGCGCCATGATGGAGAGCTCTGCGGCGGCCCTGGCCGCCGAACGGGCGACGACGGTGGATCTGGCGGCCATCCACGCCTGCATGGAGCGAATCGATCGGGCGCATGGGCTGCAGGATCCGTCCGACGAGGCGGAGGCGGATGCCGACCTGCACATCGCGATCTACGAGGCCGCCCACAACCTCGTGCTGCTGCACGTGATGCGGGCCCTGTCGGGCATGCTGCGGGAGGGCGTCTTCTACAGCCGGGAGGCCCTCTACGCCCGGCCGGAGGTGCGGGAGCTGCTGCGGGACCAGCACCGGGCCATCAGCGAGGCCATCCTGGCCCGCGACGTGCCGTCCGCGCGCCTGGCGGCGGAGCGGCACATCCGCTTCACCCAGGGGGCGCTGCGGACGATCCGCGAGGCCGAGGCCCGGCTGCAGGTCTCACTGCGGCGGATAGGGGATGGCCGCATCGCCGCCGCGGACAGCCGCGACGGCGACGCGCCCCTCTCCCCCGACCCGGCTCAGTAG
- a CDS encoding L-lactate permease has product MTWSQVYDPMGSMLLSTLLAAVPIVVLLGCIGLLGISAHVSAILGLVAALAIAIIGFGMPGEMAGMTAVYGAAYGLLPIGWIILNVIFLYRLTDEKGQFAILRDSIAGITQDRRLQLLFIAFAFGAFFEGAAGFGTPVAVTGAMLIGLGFAPLAASGLSLIANTAPVAYGALGAPVIALAAVTGLDLLDLSAMIGRQLPFFSLIVPFWLIVAFAGWRGMLQVWPALLVTGVSFAVPQFLVSNFHGPWLVDVVAAIISMLCLAGFLRIWHPKELWLSTSRDRDAVPVAARSLGAAAVMDMDAKPVEGPGGPYTSGQVFRAWLPWLILTVCVFAWGVPQMKAWLDGLWIWRIPVAGLHNMVMKVPPVVAQAHPEPAIYALNLMSATGTGILLAAVISGLVMGYGPVALLRAYGRTFWAIRYSLLTIAAMLSLGFVTRYSGTDATLGLAFAQTGWIYPLFGTLLGWLGVALTGSDTASNVLFGGLQKVTAQQLGLSPVLMAAANSSGGVMGKMIDAQSIVVASTATKWYGHEKDILRYVFFHSIALAVLVGLLIMAQAYLWPFTLMAL; this is encoded by the coding sequence ATGACATGGTCCCAGGTCTACGACCCGATGGGGAGCATGCTGCTCTCCACGCTGCTGGCCGCCGTGCCGATCGTGGTGCTGCTCGGCTGCATCGGCCTGCTGGGCATCAGCGCGCATGTCTCGGCCATACTGGGCCTGGTCGCAGCGCTCGCCATCGCCATCATCGGCTTCGGCATGCCGGGCGAGATGGCCGGGATGACGGCGGTCTACGGCGCCGCCTACGGCCTGCTGCCGATCGGCTGGATCATCCTCAACGTCATCTTCCTGTACCGGCTGACGGACGAGAAGGGGCAGTTCGCCATCCTGCGCGACAGCATCGCCGGCATCACCCAGGACCGGCGCCTGCAGCTTCTCTTCATCGCCTTCGCCTTCGGCGCCTTCTTCGAGGGCGCGGCCGGCTTCGGCACCCCTGTCGCGGTGACGGGCGCCATGCTGATCGGACTGGGCTTCGCGCCGCTCGCGGCCTCCGGCCTGTCGCTGATCGCCAACACCGCGCCGGTCGCCTACGGGGCGCTCGGCGCGCCGGTGATCGCGCTCGCGGCGGTGACGGGCCTCGACCTGCTCGACCTCTCCGCCATGATCGGGCGCCAGCTGCCCTTCTTCTCGCTAATCGTGCCCTTCTGGCTGATCGTGGCCTTCGCCGGCTGGCGCGGCATGCTGCAGGTCTGGCCGGCGCTGCTGGTCACGGGCGTCTCCTTCGCCGTCCCGCAGTTTCTCGTCTCCAACTTCCACGGCCCCTGGCTGGTGGACGTGGTGGCGGCGATCATCTCCATGCTCTGCCTCGCCGGCTTCCTGCGCATCTGGCACCCGAAGGAGCTGTGGCTCTCGACCTCCCGCGACAGGGATGCGGTGCCGGTGGCGGCGCGCTCCCTGGGTGCCGCGGCGGTGATGGACATGGACGCCAAGCCCGTCGAAGGCCCCGGCGGCCCCTACACCTCCGGCCAGGTCTTCCGCGCCTGGCTGCCCTGGCTGATCCTGACCGTCTGCGTCTTCGCCTGGGGCGTGCCGCAGATGAAGGCCTGGCTGGACGGGCTGTGGATCTGGCGCATCCCCGTCGCCGGGCTGCACAACATGGTCATGAAGGTGCCGCCCGTGGTCGCCCAGGCGCATCCGGAGCCCGCGATCTACGCCCTGAACCTGATGTCCGCGACCGGCACCGGCATCCTGCTGGCGGCGGTGATCTCGGGCCTCGTCATGGGCTACGGGCCGGTGGCCCTGCTCCGGGCCTATGGCCGCACCTTCTGGGCGATCCGCTACTCGCTGCTGACCATCGCGGCGATGCTCTCGCTGGGCTTCGTCACCCGCTATTCCGGCACGGATGCGACGCTGGGCCTGGCCTTCGCGCAGACCGGCTGGATCTACCCGCTGTTCGGCACGCTGCTGGGCTGGCTGGGCGTGGCGCTGACCGGCTCCGACACCGCCTCCAACGTGCTGTTTGGCGGGCTGCAGAAGGTGACGGCGCAGCAGCTCGGCCTCTCGCCGGTGCTGATGGCCGCCGCCAACTCCTCGGGCGGCGTGATGGGCAAGATGATCGACGCACAGAGCATCGTCGTCGCCTCCACCGCCACCAAGTGGTACGGGCACGAGAAGGACATCCTGCGCTACGTCTTCTTCCATTCCATCGCCCTGGCCGTGCTGGTCGGCCTGCTGATCATGGCGCAGGCCTACCTCTGGCCCTTCACCCTGATGGCGCTGTAG